The DNA window GAACAGTTAAGTTCTAACAGGGCTCCAGGAACTTGTAGACacacatctgtctcagtcagcggCAGTCAAAGCTCAGTCTATGACACTGTAGTTCTTTAGCCAGAAGTAAGTCAGGCTTTCTTGGTAACATAGTTTATTCATGCAGGCCCTGTTTGCAAGAGAACAAAGGAACGCCAAGAGGCCACTGGCATGATTCAACATAAACCATTCCCATTTCAAGAAAGCAAGAGGCAGGGCATCAGCATCGCAAGTAATGGTCTTAGGAGGAGGTCTGCAGTTTCTCACTTTGGATTCTTTGAAATCTCTAAGAATATggtaaacaaaaaacaaacaaaagaaaagccacATGGAGACCTTTTCACCCCTTCATTAAAGCATCAGACACTATGACAAActtattagttaaaaaaaaaaaaaaaagaagccaaaatcctGTTGTTTGGcgaaaaatggatagaactggagaACATTACAGTAAACACAGTAAAGCAGATGTGGAAAAATAACCAAAGACAATTTCTGTCATTCACAGAATCCAGGGTCAACAATTCAAGTGGGAAGGGAACTctctgggaggaagaagagaaccagGAGGTGGAGGTGAGGGTAAGAGCAATGGATATAATCAAAGCACATCATACAGATACATCGTACACATTAAAGAAAACGAACTCATTACTTCATACAATATACgctaataaaaaatacaaaaatctatGAACTTGAATGCATTTTATTATGTCAAATACTGAATCAATGCTGATACTAATGgttaaaaaaaactacaaaacattaaaaatatagtcGGTCCTAGAACTTGAAAACTCATTCCTTCTCTTTAATGATTTTGTATACAGAAATTCCTAAAACCAAGAGTAATCATTGGCACACCAGTGAATCATGAAAACATGACGCTTTTTATCAAAACGTAGGGAAGAAATTTCAACTGAGGCCAAGGATGTTAAATTCTTACCaaacttttttttcagttttctgctCCATGTCAcataaatttacttatttattctgaAAGGAAATGAGGATGGCTAGACTCAGAGTTTCAGCCCATTGTCATGAAACTCCTGACATCTCCATGCTAGGGAGGACCAGTATCTAAGTGCTCTATCTACTGTAAAGTGTCCTCCCTCTTGGGAGAGGCTTTCACCGCTACGAGATTCACTTCTTCTTTTTGAAAAGGCCCGAAGCGGCTCCCTTTACCTGGCGGAGCCCAGccactgccttccttcctttaccACGTTTCCAGGACACCGGGTGAGTTTTCGCCCTGGCATTTTTACCCCTTTTATGTGACTTCTTTTCTTTGTGCACCTTCATGTGCTGCCTCAGGTGGGAGCTCTGGCTGAAGCACTTGTCACACTCCTCGCACTGGTAGGGCTTTTCTCCGGTGTGGGTTCTCTGGTGCTGAATGAGGTGGGAACTCTGGCTAAAGCACCGGCCACACTCATCGCAGCAATAGGGCTTCTCCCCGGTGTGAATCCTCTGGTGCTGGATAAGGTTGGAGCTCTGTTTAAATCTCTCTCCACACTCGTCGCACTTATAGGGCTTTTCCCCCGTGTGGATCCGCCGATGCTGAATGAGGTTAGAACTCTGAAAGAAACTTTTCCCACAATCGGCACATTTATGGGATTTCTTCCCAGTGTGGATCTTCTTGTGCTGAAAAAGAGTGGAGCTCTGACTGAAACTCTTAGAACATTTAGTACATTTGTAAGGCTTCTCATCCACGTTTCTTCTCCGTCTACTTAACCCTGAGTCGAAGCGAATGGCCACCCCCCATTTCTGTCGCTGGCGGGCTGTCTTGCGCTTGCTCTCATAGGTTTTTCCTTGGCTTGCACTTCGAGAAATACCCCCCTTAGGCTTTCCTAACCTCATGGTGAGCAGCCAAATGTACTGACAAGAGATTGTACTGTCTTCTGAACTTCTGAACTAAGGTCTCATATCCTAGAGTAACGCAACTCAGAATTTTctgtagaagaaaaagaaaaatacagatcAACCGTTAATTCAACATTAACACCTCTTCGATCTGTCAAAACTGCATCCACATTTAAATCAAAGCACACCTAGTACAAAGGAAATGAGCGCACTTTTAAGAGACAAATGCTTGTTAGGGAATTCTAACTCCAGAAGTTAAGCTTAATAAATAACATCATCAATTTGCAATCTTACTGAGTTTGGACAGGCAAAAGAGAAGATGAAGATAACACAGATGTGTTCCGGAGCAGCCACAGAGGGTATTTTTGAAGGACTAAGAAGTAAAAGCAAGATAAAGGCTTAGAGGGAATAGAAAAATAACTGCAAAAGCCGATCAAACTCTTTGCCACACAGCATCTCATGTCCACATCGACTGTGCTACACTTCTCATTTAACAGCTGCTAAGACATTCAAATTCAAAGGAAATGAGGGATTAGATTCTATTTATTCTTATTTGTTTGGCTATTTCTGTAGATGATAACCTAGAAAACTGTGTCAAAAAATAGAAGctaatcagtaaaaaaaaaaaaaaaagtaaaagtttccAAAGAGTTTTATTCAGAAAATACTAGGTGAGAAAACTCTGAAGAAATGTTTTATTCTATTTCTAAGACTACACTACACCAAGAAGAAAAGAGCAATCAAAAGTTTTACATTaat is part of the Rattus norvegicus strain BN/NHsdMcwi chromosome 4, GRCr8, whole genome shotgun sequence genome and encodes:
- the Zfp422 gene encoding zinc finger protein 22 isoform X1; translated protein: MRLGKPKGGISRSASQGKTYESKRKTARQRQKWGVAIRFDSGLSRRRRNVDEKPYKCTKCSKSFSQSSTLFQHKKIHTGKKSHKCADCGKSFFQSSNLIQHRRIHTGEKPYKCDECGERFKQSSNLIQHQRIHTGEKPYCCDECGRCFSQSSHLIQHQRTHTGEKPYQCEECDKCFSQSSHLRQHMKVHKEKKSHKRGKNARAKTHPVSWKRGKGRKAVAGLRQVKGAASGLFKKKK